The stretch of DNA CGGGCAAGCCCGGGTGTCGTCGATCTCGGCAGGTCGGGGCTAGGTCAGCCCAGGGTCTCGCCGGCCAGCATGAACCAGGTCTCGAGGACGGCATCGGGGTTGAGGGACACCGAATCGATGCCCTGCTCCATCAGCCACTTGGCGAGGTCCGGATGGTCCGAGGGCCCCTGGCCGCAGATGCCGATGTACTTGCCCTGGGCGCGGCAGGCCTGGATAGCCATGGACAGCAGCTTCTTGACGGCCGGGTTCCGCTCGTCGAAGAGGTGGGCGACGATCCCCGAGTCGCGGTCCAGACCCAGGGTCAGCTGGGTCAGGTCGTTGGAGCCGATGGAGAAGCCGTCGAAATGCTCGAGGAACTCGTCGGCGAGCAGGGCGTTGGCCGGCAGCTCGCACATCATGATGACCTTGAGCCCCTTCTCGCCGCGCGTGAGGCCGTTGGCGGCCATCAGCTCTACCACCTCGCGGCCCTCCTCGGGGGTGCGCACGAAGGGCACCATGATCTCGACGTTGTCCAGCCCCATAACCTCGCGGACCCGCTTGAGGGCCCGGCACTCCAGCTCGAAGCAGGGGCGGAAGGAGTCGGAGATATAGCGCGACGCCCCGCGGAACCCGAGCATGGGGTTCTCCTCGCCCGGCTCGTAGAGCTTGCCGCCGATCAGGTTCTCGTACTCGTTGGACTTGAAGTCCGAGAGGCGCACGATGACCCGCTTGGGATAGAAGGCCGCGGCCAGGGTGGAGATTCCCTCGACCAGCTTCTCGACATAGAACTCGACCGGGTCGGGGTAGCCCGCGGTGCGCAGGTCGATGGTCTGCTGCAGATCGGCGGGCAGGGTGTCGTACTCGAGCAGCGCCTTGGGGTGCACCCCGATCATGCGGTTGATGATGAATTCGAGGCGCGCCAGGCCGACCCCGGCATTGGGCAGGCTGGCGAAGCTGAAGGCGCGATCCGGGTTGCCCACGTTCATCATGATCTTGAAGGGGATCTCGGGCATGGCATCGACGCTCGTCACGCGGCGGTCGAAGTCCAGCAGCCCCTCGTAGACGTGCCCTGTGTCGCCCTCGGCGCAGGAGACGGTGACGTCGCGGCCGTCGGCCAGCACCTCGGTGGCATCGCCGCAGCCGACCACCGCCGGGATGCCCAGCTCGCGGGCGATGATCGCCGCGTGGCAGGTGCGGCCGCCCCGATTGGTGACGATGGCGGAGGCACGCTTCATGATCGGTTCCCAGTCCGGGTCGGTCATGTCGGTGACCAGCACGTCGCCGGGATGGACCTTCTCCATGTCGTCCGGGGAGAAGACCACCTTCACGGCCCCGCTGCCGATGCGCTGGCCGATGGCCCGGCCGGCCACCAGGGTGCGCCCCTTCTCCTTGAGCTGGAAGCGCTCGAGCTTGCCGCCCTCCTGCTGGGAGACCACCGTCTCGGGGCGGGCCTGGACGATATAGAGCCTGCCGTCGTCCCCATCCAGCGCCCACTCGATGTCCATGGGACGGCCGTAGTGCTGCTCGATGGTCATCGCCTGGCGCGCCAGGTCCATGATCTGCTCGTCGTTGATGCAGAAGCGTCCGCGGTCGGCCAGCGGCACGTCCACGGTCTCCACCGACTTGCCGGCACTGGTGTCGTCGGTGTAGATCATCTTGATCAGCTTGGAGCCGAGGTTGCGGCGCAGCACCGCCGGGCGCCCCGCGGCCAGGGTCGATTTGTGCACATAGAACTCGTCGGGGTTCACGGCCCCCTGCACCACCGTCTCGCCCAGGCCCCAGGAGGCGGTGACGAAGACCGCGTCGCGGTAGCCGGACTCGGTGTCCAGGGTGAACATCACGCCCGAGGCGCCGGTCTCGGAACGCACCATCTTCTGGATGCCCGCCGACAGCGCCACGTTCTCGTGGGCATAGCCCCGGTGCACGCGGTAGGAGATGGCGCGGTCGTTGAACAGGGAGGCGAAGACCTCGTGCACGGCGCGCTTGATGTTGTCGAAGCCCTCGATATTGAGGAAGGTCTCCTGCTGGCCGGCGAAGGAAGCGTCCGGCAGGTCCTCGGCCGTGGCCGAGCTGCGCACCGCCACCTTGAGGTGGGGGTGCTTGGCGGCCAGCGCCTCGTAGCTCTCGCGCAGGTACTGCTCGAAGGTCGGCGGCAGCGGCGTGTCGATGACCCACTGGCGGATCTGGGCCCCGACCCGAGACAGCTCATTGACGTCGTCGACATCCAGGGTCGAGAGTGCCTGGTTGATGCGATCGTTCAGGCCCTCGTGGGAGAGGAACTCCCGGTAGGCACGGGCCGTGGTGGCGAAGCCGCCGGGGACGGTGACGCCCGCGCCGGCCAGGTTGGAGATCATCTCACCGAGGGAGGCATTCTTCCCCCCGACCCGCTCGACATCGTCCATGCCCAGGTGATCGAACCACTGAATGTAATCGTCCATGAGACCTCCGAGAATATCGTCGACTTGTGCATCACACCGGCGGCCTCGCGTGAGGGACTCACTCACGGGCCTCTCTCGAAAGACCTGGGCATGATGGGATGGTGGCGACTCTACCAGCGGGATTCCATATTCGCCATTAGTCTAACATCGAAGTCACTGGAGGATTTTTACAACAGCGGGGCGATCCGGCCGTTTCCTGTAGTGGCGGGTAGTGGCGAGTAGTGGCGGGCTCCGTGGCAGGCCCCTTCCGGGCCGGGAAGACGGCCTCTTGTCCCGGCCTCGACCAGCGCCGACAATGGGTGCCCTACCCGACCGGACGACAGCGACCCGCCATGACGCGCACTGCCTTCTTCATCTCCGACGGAACCGGCATCACCGCCGAGGGCCTCGGGCGCAGCCTGCTGGCCCAGTTCGAGAGCGTCGAGATCCGCATGCTCACCAAGCCCTACATCGACTCCCTCGAGAAGGCTAATACCCTGGTGGCGATCATCGAGGCCACCGCGGTACGCGACGGCGCGCAGCCGATCATCATCGACACCATCGTCGACGAGAGCATCCGCGAGGTGATCCGCAAGGCGCCGGGCTTCAAGGTCGACATCTTCTCGACCTTCCTCAAGCCCCTGGAGGAGGAACTGGAGGCCCACTCCTCCTACAGCGTCGGCCGCACCCATTCCATCGGCCGCGACGACGTCTACATGGACCGTATCCACTCGGTGCACTTCGCGCTGGACAACGACGATGGCGCCCGCACGCACCAGTATGACAAGGCCGACATCATCCTCGTGGGGGTATCGCGCTGCGGCAAGACCCCGACCTCGCTCTACCTGGCGCTGCAGTTCGGCATCCGTGCCGCCAACTACCCGCTCACCGAGGATGATCTGGACGAGAACGGCACCCTGAAGCTGCCCAAGGCCCTCGTGCCACATCGCCACAAGCTGTTCGGCCTGACCATCGACCCTCGTCGGCTGGCGGCGATCCGCCACGAGCGCCGGCCCAACAGCCGCTACAGCTCCATGGACCAGTGCGTCCAGGAGGTCGAACAGGCCGAGGGACTCTATCGCCAGCTGCACATCCCCTACATCGACACCACCCGCTTCTCGGTGGAGGAGATCTCCACCCGGATGATCGCCGAGACCGGGCTGACGCGCCGCTTCTCGCCGCGCTAGCGGATCACGCCCTGGCGCCTCAGCCGGGCGATATCGTCCGCCGTGAGACCCATCTCGGCGAGGATCGCATCGCTGTCCTGGCCGAGCGCGGGCGGCGCGATCTCGCTGGTGGCGGACTCGCCGTCGAAGCGCAGCGGGTTGCTCACCTGGGGCACTCCCCGCGGGCCGTGCGCCAGGGTCCGATGCAGGCCACGATGGCGCACCTGGGGGTCGTCGAAGACCTCGGTCAGGGTATTGATGGGGCCCGCTGGGATGCCGCGCACCTCCAGCTCGGCGAGCCACTCGTCCCGCGACCGGTCCATCAGCAGCGCCTGGATCATCGGCACCAGCACCTCACGGTTGCCGACCCGGGCGGCGTTGGTGGCGTAGGCGGGATCCTCGGCCCACTCCGGATGCCCCAGCAGGTCGGCGAGGCGGGCGAACTGGGCGTCGTTGCCCACGGTGAGCACCAGGTGACCATCGGCGCAGGCGAAGGCCTGGTAGGGCACGATGTTGGGATGGGCATTGCCGTGGCGCTCGGGCGACGTGCCGGTGACCAGCGTATTGAGGGCCTGGTTGGCGAGGGTCGCGACCTGGACGTCGAGCAGCGCCACGTCGATGTGGCGCCCCCTTCCGGTGCGCGCGCGCTCCTGCAGCGCGGCCAGCACGCCGACCGTGGCGTAGAGCCCGGTCATCACGTCGGTGATGGCCACGCCGGTCTTCATGGGCATGCCGTCGGGCTCCCCGGAGAGGCTCATCAGCCCCCCCATGGCCTGGATCATGAAGTCATAGCCGGCGCGATGTGCATAGGGCCCGTCCTGGCCGAAGCCGGTGATCGAGCAGCCGATCAACCGCGGGTTGAGCTCCTTCAGGCGGGGGTAATCGAGGCCGTACTTCGCCAGGCCGCCTACCTTGAAGTTCTCGAGCAGGATGTCGGCGCCCTTGGCCAGTTCCCTGACCAGGGCCTGGCCGCCCTCGGTGGCGATGTCCACGGCCAGCGACTGCTTGCCGCGGTTGGCGCAGAGGTAGTAGGCCGCCACCCGCTCGGCCTCGTGGTCGCCATCCAGCCAGGGGGGGCCCCAGCCGCGGGTGTCGTCGCCCCGGGTGGGGTGCTCGACCTTGATCACCCGGGCGCCCAGGTCGGCCAGCAGCTGGCCGGACCAGGGTCCGGCCAGCACCCGCGACAGGTCCAGCACCACCACGCCCTCGAGTGGTCGGGTCATGACGGACTCCTCAGCAAGAAAGCGATCGGCACCGAACCTGTCGGTGCCGGGCAGGATCAGCAGGTGAAGGCCTGGATACCGGTCTGGGCGCGCCCGAGGATCAGGGCGTGCACGTCATGGGTGCCCTCGTAGGTATTCACCGCCTCGAGGTTCATCACGTGGCGGATCACGTGGTACTCGTCGCTGATGCCGTTGCCGCCATGCATGTCGCGGGCCACGCGGGCAATATCCAGCGCCTTGCCGCAGTTGTTGCGCTTGATCAGCGAGATCGCCTCGGGCACCAGCTGGCCATCGTCGATCATTCGACCCACCCGCAGGGCGGCCTGCAGGCCGAGGGCGATCTCGGTCTGCATGTCGGCCAGCTTCTTCTGGATGAGCTGGTTGGCGGCCAGGGGGCGGCCGAACTGCTTGCGCTCCAGGGTGTAGTCGCGGGCGGCATGCCAGCAGGCCTCGGCGGCGCCCATGGTGCCCCAGGCGATCCCGTAGCGGGCGCGGTTGAGGCAGGAGAACGGCCCCTTGAGCCCGGTGACGTTGGGCAGGCGCTGGTCGTCGGAGACCTCCACGTCCTGCATGGCGATCTGGCCGGTGATGGAGGCCCGCAGGCTGAACTTGCCCTCGATCTTGGGCGCGGAGAGACCCTTCATGCCCTTCTCGAGGATGAAGCCGTTGATCACGCCCTCGTCGTCCCGGGCCCAGACGACGAAGACGTCGGCGATGGGGGAGTTGGTGATCCAGGTCTTGGTGCCGTTGATCCGCCAGCCACCGTCGGTGCGGGTGGCGCGGGTGCTCATGCCGCCGGGGTCGGAGCCATGGTCGGGCTCGGTGAGGCCGAACGCCCCCACCCACTCGCCGCTGGCCAGCTTGGGCAGGTACTTCTCGCGCTGGGCCTCGCTGCCGAAGGCATGGATCGGATACATCACCAGACTCGACTGCACGCTCATCGCGCTGCGATAGCCCGAGTCGACCCGCTCCACCTCGCGGGCGATCAGGCCGTAGCTGACGTAGTTGAGCCCGGCACAGCCGTAGCCGTCGATGGTCGCGCCGAGCAGGCCCAGCTCGCCCATCTCGTTCATGATCTCGCGGTCGAAGCGCTCATGGCGGTTGGCCTCCAGCACCCGCGGCAGGAGCTTCTCCTGGCAATAGTCATGGGCCGTCTGCTGGACCATGCGCTCATCTTCGTTGAGCTGGTCGACGAGGCGGAAGGGGTCGTCCCAAGTGACGGGGGTGATCTGGCTCATGAGGGATCCTCGCGTGGCGTACCATGAATTTCTACATTTCAGGCAAATGTAGACCAATAGCGTGTCGCTGCCAAGCCCATCGTCACCATCCCGAAGCCCGCTTCACGCCGCCCGACGAGCCAGATGGGCACGGATCTGCCACCAGGCCAGCAGTCCGACCAGCAGGTTGGCCGCGAGCATGCCGGCAAAGACGCCGGTGCTGCCGGCCAGCCGGCCCCCCAGCCAGGCCAGCGGCACGGTGAGCGCGAAGAGCCTGAACACTGACAGGCGCATGGCCAGGGCCGGTCGATGCAGGGCATTGAACGACGAGACCGCCAGGATCACCACGCCCTGGGCACCGAGGCCGAGGGGCACCAGCCACAGGAAGCTGCGCAGCACCCTGGCCACCGCCTCCTTCTCGGCATAGCCGGCCACCAGCCAGGGCGCCAGCCCCTGCAGCACCGCCCAGACCAGCAGCTGCCAGGCCAGCACGAAGACGAAGCAGCCCAGGATCGCCCGGCGCACTCGGTCGTGCTGGCCGGCCCCGGCGTTCTGGCTGACCAGGGGCGAGAGGGTCATCGAGAGCGCCAGCACGACGATCTGGGAGATGGCCTCGATGCGGGTGCCGACGCCGTAGCCGGCCACGGCGTCGTGACCATGGTCGGCGATGATGCGGGTCACCAGTCCCAGGGCGATGGGCGTGAACACGCTGGTGAGGGCCGCCGGGCCCGCGATGCGCCCGAGCTCGCGCCAGGAGGCGGCAAGCCCCTGCGGGGTGAGACCGGCCAGGTCGAAGAGCTCGCGCAGTTCGCGGTGGACGACCAGCACCGCCGCCATCAGCCCCCAGCTGAGCACCGTGGCCAGCGCCGCCCCGGCCACGCCCAGCGCCGGGAAGGGGCCGACCCCAAAGATCAGCCACCAGTCGAGCAGCACGTTGACGCCGGCGGCCAGCGCCATCATCAGCCCCTGGGTGGCGGTGTTGCCATGGGCGCGCAGGATGCTGTTGAGCACCCGCGGGACGATCATCGCGGGCGCGCCCAGGTACCAGATGCCCATGTAGTCGCGGATGTGGGGCATCAGCACGTCGTCGGCCCCCAGCAGCCGGAACAGGGGGTTTAGAGTGGCCAGGCCCAGCAGCGTCATGGCGCCCCCCACGACGAGCGTCAGCAGGGCCGCATCGGTGGCCCGACGACGCACCGCGCCGGCGTCGCCCTGCCCCAGCCGACGGGCCACCACCGCCGAGGTGCCGATGCCCAGCCCAATGGCCAGGCTGATGACCGTGAACACCACCGGGAAGGTGAAGGAGACCGCCGCCAGCTCCTCGGTCCCGAGCCGGGAGATGAACCAGGTATCCACCAGGTTGAAGCTCATCATGGCGATCATGCCGCCGACCACCGGCAGGCTCTTGCGCAGCAGGGTGACCGCGATGGGCCCCTCGAGCAGGTCGCGGCGCGCGGCACGCGGGGCCGAGGAAGAGGAAGGCGAGGAAGCGGGCGAACTCATGCGGGCTCTCGACGAGAAACGGGCACGAAAGTGTGCCCGTTTTCGACGTCGCCTGACAGTCGCGAGGCTACTTCTCCTCGCCTTCCCGATAGAGGTTCTGGATGCTGGAGAAGTCGAGCTGGCCACTGCCCTGGGCACTGTGCAGGGCGAAGAGATTGCGCGCCTGGGAACCCATCGGCACGGTGGACTTCGACCCCAGCGCCAGCTCCCAGGCCAGTCCCAGGTCCTTGGCCATCAGGTCGGTCAAAAAGCCGCCCTGGTAGTCGCGGGAAGCCGCCGAGCCCTCCATCACCCCCGGCCAGGGGTTGTAGACATTGAGCGCCCAGTTGCCGCCACTGCTCTGCTTCATGATCTCGGACAGCACCGCCGGGTCCATGCCGTTCTTCACGCCCAGCGCCAGCGCCTCGGCGGTCCCCGACATCAGGACGCCCAGCAGCATGTTGTTGCAGATCTTGGCCACCTGGCCAGCGCCCACCTCCCCGGCATGGAAGATGTTCTTGCCCATGGCCTCGAGCAGGGGCTTGCCCTTCTCGTAACCGTCCTGATCCCCGCCGACGATGAAGGTCAGGGTGCCGGCCTTGGCACCCCCGACCCCGCCGGAGACCGGGGCATCCAGGTAGGTGAAGCCCCGCTCGGCGGCGGCGCCGCCCACGAGGCGGGCATCATCCGGAGCGATGGTCGAGGAATCGATCAGCAGCGGCTTGCCGTCCAGGGCGTCGAGCAGGCCCGGCGCGCCGTCGCGCCCCAGGTAGAGGCTCTTCACGTGGGCGCCGGCCGGCAGCATGGAGATCACCACCTCGGCGCCCGAGGCGGCCTCCTCGGCGCTGGCGGCGCGGCTCGCGCCCTCGGCTTCCAGCGCCTGGATGGCGCTCTCGACGAGGTCGAAGACGGTCACGTCGTGCCCGGCCTTGACCAGGTTGATGGCCATGGGGGCTCCCATGTTGCCCAGACCGATAAAGGCGATGTTCATTGGCATGGCTCCTGTTGCGTTATGCGTTGTTCATGAAGGCGCGCGCGGCTCGGCCGATGCGGTGCCCTCAGTCGTTGCGATGGCCGAGGTCGCGCAGCGGGTGTGACTCGCGGGACCAGCGCGTGGTCACCAGGGCCTGGATGTCGGCCTCGGGCACCGCGGCCACGGAGGCATGGGACCAGCGGGGCGACTTGTCCTTGTCGACGAGCAGGGCCCGGACTCCCTCGACGAAATCCCCCTCGCGGCAGCATTGCACCGAGAGACTGAGCTCGTCGCGGAAGGCATCGGCGAGGCTCGTGTGGGCATGGCGCTCGAGCATCCGCCACACCAGCTGGGCACTCATCGGGCAGCCGGCCTCGAGCCGGGCGCGGTTGGCGGCGAGCCAGGCATCCTCGGTGGTGTCGCGCAGGATGCGCCGGACCGCCGTCGGGGCATCCACCCGGCCCACCAGCGACTGGAGATGGTCGAGATGCGGCCAGACCTGGCCGGCCGGCGCCTGCCCCCGGTCCTCCTGGTCGTCGAGCACGGACTGCACCCCGGCCCGCAGGGCCCGCGGGGCGCGATCCCCGTAATCGGCCTCCTGGAGGGCGCCAAGCAGCGCCTCGCGGCGCTCCCGCGGGATGAAGCGGTCGGCCATGCCCAGGTCGAGGGCATCCCGGGCATTGAGCTGGGCGCCGGTGAGGCCCAGATAGGCCCCCACCCCGGCGGGCATGCGACCCAGGAACCAGCTCGCCCCGATGTCGGGATAGAGGCCGATGGTGATCTCCGGCATGGCGATACGTGTGGTCTCGGTCACCAGGCGCTGGGAGCCGCCGGCCATCAGGCCCAGCCCCCCGCCCATGACGATGCCGTCTCCCCACACCATCAGGGGCTTCGGATAGGTGTGGATGCGGTAGTCGAGGCGATACTCCGCCATGAAGTAGGTCTCGGCGAAGAGGCCGTCGCGCCCGGCACCGCGGTTCTCGCCCTCCTCGGTCAGCGAGCGGTAGAGGGCCACCACGTCACCGCCGGCACAGAAGGCCTTCTCCCCGCTGCCCTCGAGCCACACGGCCACCACGCTGCGATCCACCGCCCAGGCCTCGAGCTTGGCGTCGAGCTGGCGGATCATCTCCAGCGACAGGGCGTTGAGCGACTTCGGGGCATTGAGGGTGGCCACGCCGATGCGGCCGCCGTCGCGGGTGGGCAGCTCGTCGAAGAGCACTGCAAGGTCCGACATCCGGGGATCTCCTGGATCTGGTGATAGGGAACGGTTACTGGAGCGACTCGATGACGCCGTCGGCCAGCAGGCGACGGGCGACGATCAGGCGCATGATCTCGTTGGTGCCCTCCAGGATCTGGTGGACCCGGGTATCGCGCACCAGCCGCTCCAGGGGATATTCACGGATGTAACCATAGCCGCCATGCAGCTGCAGGGCCTCGTTGCAGACGTTGAAGCCCATGTCGGTGGCGAACCGTTTGGCCATGGCGCAGTGGGCCGTGGCCTCGGGATCGCCCTGGTCGAGGCGCCAGGCGGCGTGACGCACCATCAGCCGGGCCGCGGTGAGCTCGCTGGCCATGTCGGCCAGCTTGAACTGCAGGGCCTGGAAGCTCGACAGCTCGCGGCCGAACTGCTTGCGCTCGGCCAGGTAGTCCCGCGACAGGGTCAGGGCCTGCTGGGCCGCCCCCAGGGAGCAGCTAGCGATGTTCAGGCGCCCCCCATCGAGGCCCTTCATGGCGAACTTGAAGCCCTCGCCCTCCTCGCCGAGGCGGTTGGTGACCGGCACCCGCACGCCATCGAAGCTGACCAGGCGGGTCGGCTGGCTCTTCCAGCCCATCTTCTCCTCGTTCTTGCCGTACTCGATGCCCGCCGCATCCGCCGGCACCACGATCGCCGAGACGCCGCCGGCCCCGCTGTCAGGCCCACCGGTACGGGCCATCACCACCAGCACCTCGGTGGCTCCCGCGCCGGAGATGAACATCTTGCTGCCCGAGATGACGTACTCGTCGCCCTCCCTGACGGCCTTGGTGCGCAGGCTGGCCGCATCGGAGCCTGCCCCCGGCTCGGTCAGGCAGTAGGAACCCAGCGCCTCGCCGGCCACCATGGCGGGCACCCAGGCCTCGCGCAGGGCATCATCGCCCCAGCTGGCGATCATCCAGGTCACCATGTTGTGGATGGTCAGGTAGGCGGTGGTGGCGATGCAGCCCTGGGAGAGCTGCTCGAAGATCAGCGAGGCCTCGAGCCGCGAGAGGCCGAGGCCCCCATGCTCCTCCGGGGTGTAGATGCCTAGGAAGCCGGCCTCGCCCGCCCGGCGGATGACGTCCACCGGAAAGTGGGAGCTGGCGTCCCAGTCGGCGGCGTGGTCGGCCAGCTCGGCGCGGGCGAAGTCGGCGGCGGCCGAGGCCAGCGCCTTCTGGTCATCGGTCAGGGAGAAGTCCATGGGGAATCCCTCTTCTTGTTCGGCTATGGGTGAGTTCGGCTAAGGATGAGTGCCGTCCTGAGGCGGTGGTCCGCACCGCGCTGACCCGAGGGTCGCTAGCGGGGAGGACCGGCGGGCACCGTCTCCCCGGTCCGGCCGGCTGGACACCAACCTAGCACTTGCTAGGTTTATCCCATATCACCCCATGGTCGAACAAGCACTTTACGTTAACGTCAACCTCGTCTAGTGTTGCCAGACGAGGTGGGAAACCGCCGGTTCACCGCCCGGTCACAGGATCAACGTCATGACACAGCCAACCTCCCCGGACACCGCGAGCGGCCAGGAGGCCCTGCCGCGCCAGCACCGACAGTACACCATCGGTGAGCTGGCGAGGATGTTCGAGGTCACGCCCCGGACCATCCGCTTCTACGAGCAGGAGGGGCTGCTGGCGCCGCGCCGCGAGGGACAGAAGCGCATCTACCACGAGAAGGACCGGGTGCGTCTCAAGCTGACCCTGCGCGGCAAGCGTCTGGGATTCTCGCTGGCCGAGATCCGCGAGGTGGTCATGATGTATGACGCCATGCCCGACGGTAACGCGCGTCAGCTGTGGCGCCTGCTGGAGATCCTGGCCGACAAGCGCGCCAACCTCGAGCGCCAGCTGGAGGATATCCGCCTGATGCGCATGGAGCTCGACGACGTGGACCACCGCGCCCGGGAGGTCCTGCGCAACCTGGGCCACGAGGCCTGAGCGCCGGGCGAGCGGTCCCGCCAAGACCGGACACACACCACGACGTCATCCTGCGTTTCACGTAAACCGCCACAGGCAACAACAAGACGAGAAACACCATGACACGCCAACAGCAATCGATCAGCTACGTCAGCGGCATCAGCGACACTCCCCTCAAGGGTCAGACCATCGGCGACTGCTTCGACGAGACCGTGGCACGCTTCGCCGAGCGCGATGCCCTGATCAGCCGCCACCAGGGGCTGCGCTACAGCTGGAAGGAGCTTCAGCAGGCCGTCGACCAGGCGGCACGCGCCCTGATCGCCCTGGGGGTGGACAAGGGCGACCGGGTCGGCATCTGGTCGCCCAACTGCGCCGAATGGACCATCACCCAGTTCGCCACGGCGAAGATCGGCGCCATCCTGGTCAATATCAATCCCAGCTACCGCACCCACGAGCTCGAGTATGCCCTCAAGCAGTCCGGCACCTCGACGCTGATCCTGCAGGGGGCCTTCAAGAGCTCCGACTACGTCGCCACCCTGGCCGAGCTGGCCCCGG from Halomonas aestuarii encodes:
- a CDS encoding enoyl-CoA hydratase/isomerase family protein → MSDLAVLFDELPTRDGGRIGVATLNAPKSLNALSLEMIRQLDAKLEAWAVDRSVVAVWLEGSGEKAFCAGGDVVALYRSLTEEGENRGAGRDGLFAETYFMAEYRLDYRIHTYPKPLMVWGDGIVMGGGLGLMAGGSQRLVTETTRIAMPEITIGLYPDIGASWFLGRMPAGVGAYLGLTGAQLNARDALDLGMADRFIPRERREALLGALQEADYGDRAPRALRAGVQSVLDDQEDRGQAPAGQVWPHLDHLQSLVGRVDAPTAVRRILRDTTEDAWLAANRARLEAGCPMSAQLVWRMLERHAHTSLADAFRDELSLSVQCCREGDFVEGVRALLVDKDKSPRWSHASVAAVPEADIQALVTTRWSRESHPLRDLGHRND
- a CDS encoding CaiB/BaiF CoA transferase family protein encodes the protein MTRPLEGVVVLDLSRVLAGPWSGQLLADLGARVIKVEHPTRGDDTRGWGPPWLDGDHEAERVAAYYLCANRGKQSLAVDIATEGGQALVRELAKGADILLENFKVGGLAKYGLDYPRLKELNPRLIGCSITGFGQDGPYAHRAGYDFMIQAMGGLMSLSGEPDGMPMKTGVAITDVMTGLYATVGVLAALQERARTGRGRHIDVALLDVQVATLANQALNTLVTGTSPERHGNAHPNIVPYQAFACADGHLVLTVGNDAQFARLADLLGHPEWAEDPAYATNAARVGNREVLVPMIQALLMDRSRDEWLAELEVRGIPAGPINTLTEVFDDPQVRHRGLHRTLAHGPRGVPQVSNPLRFDGESATSEIAPPALGQDSDAILAEMGLTADDIARLRRQGVIR
- the mmsB gene encoding 3-hydroxyisobutyrate dehydrogenase; amino-acid sequence: MNIAFIGLGNMGAPMAINLVKAGHDVTVFDLVESAIQALEAEGASRAASAEEAASGAEVVISMLPAGAHVKSLYLGRDGAPGLLDALDGKPLLIDSSTIAPDDARLVGGAAAERGFTYLDAPVSGGVGGAKAGTLTFIVGGDQDGYEKGKPLLEAMGKNIFHAGEVGAGQVAKICNNMLLGVLMSGTAEALALGVKNGMDPAVLSEIMKQSSGGNWALNVYNPWPGVMEGSAASRDYQGGFLTDLMAKDLGLAWELALGSKSTVPMGSQARNLFALHSAQGSGQLDFSSIQNLYREGEEK
- a CDS encoding acyl-CoA dehydrogenase, giving the protein MSQITPVTWDDPFRLVDQLNEDERMVQQTAHDYCQEKLLPRVLEANRHERFDREIMNEMGELGLLGATIDGYGCAGLNYVSYGLIAREVERVDSGYRSAMSVQSSLVMYPIHAFGSEAQREKYLPKLASGEWVGAFGLTEPDHGSDPGGMSTRATRTDGGWRINGTKTWITNSPIADVFVVWARDDEGVINGFILEKGMKGLSAPKIEGKFSLRASITGQIAMQDVEVSDDQRLPNVTGLKGPFSCLNRARYGIAWGTMGAAEACWHAARDYTLERKQFGRPLAANQLIQKKLADMQTEIALGLQAALRVGRMIDDGQLVPEAISLIKRNNCGKALDIARVARDMHGGNGISDEYHVIRHVMNLEAVNTYEGTHDVHALILGRAQTGIQAFTC
- the ppsA gene encoding phosphoenolpyruvate synthase, which translates into the protein MDDYIQWFDHLGMDDVERVGGKNASLGEMISNLAGAGVTVPGGFATTARAYREFLSHEGLNDRINQALSTLDVDDVNELSRVGAQIRQWVIDTPLPPTFEQYLRESYEALAAKHPHLKVAVRSSATAEDLPDASFAGQQETFLNIEGFDNIKRAVHEVFASLFNDRAISYRVHRGYAHENVALSAGIQKMVRSETGASGVMFTLDTESGYRDAVFVTASWGLGETVVQGAVNPDEFYVHKSTLAAGRPAVLRRNLGSKLIKMIYTDDTSAGKSVETVDVPLADRGRFCINDEQIMDLARQAMTIEQHYGRPMDIEWALDGDDGRLYIVQARPETVVSQQEGGKLERFQLKEKGRTLVAGRAIGQRIGSGAVKVVFSPDDMEKVHPGDVLVTDMTDPDWEPIMKRASAIVTNRGGRTCHAAIIARELGIPAVVGCGDATEVLADGRDVTVSCAEGDTGHVYEGLLDFDRRVTSVDAMPEIPFKIMMNVGNPDRAFSFASLPNAGVGLARLEFIINRMIGVHPKALLEYDTLPADLQQTIDLRTAGYPDPVEFYVEKLVEGISTLAAAFYPKRVIVRLSDFKSNEYENLIGGKLYEPGEENPMLGFRGASRYISDSFRPCFELECRALKRVREVMGLDNVEIMVPFVRTPEEGREVVELMAANGLTRGEKGLKVIMMCELPANALLADEFLEHFDGFSIGSNDLTQLTLGLDRDSGIVAHLFDERNPAVKKLLSMAIQACRAQGKYIGICGQGPSDHPDLAKWLMEQGIDSVSLNPDAVLETWFMLAGETLG
- the ppsR gene encoding posphoenolpyruvate synthetase regulatory kinase/phosphorylase PpsR, whose amino-acid sequence is MTRTAFFISDGTGITAEGLGRSLLAQFESVEIRMLTKPYIDSLEKANTLVAIIEATAVRDGAQPIIIDTIVDESIREVIRKAPGFKVDIFSTFLKPLEEELEAHSSYSVGRTHSIGRDDVYMDRIHSVHFALDNDDGARTHQYDKADIILVGVSRCGKTPTSLYLALQFGIRAANYPLTEDDLDENGTLKLPKALVPHRHKLFGLTIDPRRLAAIRHERRPNSRYSSMDQCVQEVEQAEGLYRQLHIPYIDTTRFSVEEISTRMIAETGLTRRFSPR
- a CDS encoding MATE family efflux transporter, encoding MSSPASSPSSSSAPRAARRDLLEGPIAVTLLRKSLPVVGGMIAMMSFNLVDTWFISRLGTEELAAVSFTFPVVFTVISLAIGLGIGTSAVVARRLGQGDAGAVRRRATDAALLTLVVGGAMTLLGLATLNPLFRLLGADDVLMPHIRDYMGIWYLGAPAMIVPRVLNSILRAHGNTATQGLMMALAAGVNVLLDWWLIFGVGPFPALGVAGAALATVLSWGLMAAVLVVHRELRELFDLAGLTPQGLAASWRELGRIAGPAALTSVFTPIALGLVTRIIADHGHDAVAGYGVGTRIEAISQIVVLALSMTLSPLVSQNAGAGQHDRVRRAILGCFVFVLAWQLLVWAVLQGLAPWLVAGYAEKEAVARVLRSFLWLVPLGLGAQGVVILAVSSFNALHRPALAMRLSVFRLFALTVPLAWLGGRLAGSTGVFAGMLAANLLVGLLAWWQIRAHLARRAA